The Nostoc sp. PCC 7524 nucleotide sequence CGCTTTGATGGCATCAAATTTTCAGCTTTAGGTGGTGCTTTCTGGAATCTACATGAAATCAAAATTGTACAATAGGGGACTGGGCATAAAAATTCAAAATAGTCTACGACAAGGCTTGCGCCTACAAAATTCAAAATTCAGATTAATACTTCCCTTCGCATCTCTACTCCCCTACTCCCCACTCCCTACTCCTTCAAATTCCCGTGACTCAACCTGAAACTTTGCGATCGCTCCTAGAGTCCGTCGCCAATGGTAAAGTAAGCCCAGATATGGCCTTAGACTCACTCAAAGACTTAGCCTATGAACCTGTGGGTGAGTTTGCCAAAATTGATCATCATCGTCATTTAAGAACTGGTTTCCCGGAAGTAATTTGGGGGCCTGGTAAGACTCCTGAGCAAATTTGGCAAATTATGGAGGTGATGCGTCAGCGTAACCCGGTAGTCATGGCAACCAGGATTGAACCAGCAACCTACACTGTACTGCAATCTAAGGTCAGAGGTTTACGTTACTACGAGTTGGCACGTATTTGTGCCATTGCTCCCCTACACATCGAACCACAGTTTACAGGGTTAATTGGTATTCTCTCGGCTGGTACTGCTGACTTACCCGTTGCGGAAGAGGCTGCTATCACGGCTGAACTTTCTGGTTTTCGGGTGCAGCGTCTTTGGGATGTAGGCGTTGCTGGTATTCACCGTTTACTGAGTAACCGCCATCTCATTGAGTCAGCATCAGTATTAATTGTTGTCGCTGGCATGGAAGGCGCTTTACCTAGCGTTGTGGCAGGTTTGGCAGATTGTCCCGTAATTGCCGTACCTACGAGTGTGGGTTATGGTGCGAGTTTTGGCGGATTAGCACCACTATTAACAATGCTCAATTCCTGTGCTGCGGGAGTGGGAGTAGTGAATATTGATAACGGTTTTGGTGCAGCTGTGTTAGCAGGGCAAATTTTGCGAACTGCCGAGAAATTACGGATGGCATCGGTTAATTCTTGAGTTATGACATCGAGTGATTGGGGACTGGGAACTGAAGATTGGGTAAATTACTGAGTCTCCAGTCCTCAGTTTCTAGCCTCTCATTTAATTAACTCAAGATGAACTACTTAAGTGATTTTATATCTCAGGCTGTTTGGCATCTGCCTTTAAATGCAATCTCAATAGCACAAAATGTTACAGACCCCAATGTGGTAGGTCAGATGCAAAAAACTTGGAATAACTTTGTCCAGACTGGTCAAATCTGGGCATTGTTGATTGGTTTGGTAATTGGCTATATCTTCAGAAACCTAACTAAGTACGGTTGACAGAGGTAGGGTGTAGGAAGTACGGAGTAAGGATTAGGAATCAGCAGGGTAGCACAGGAGCAGAGGAGAATAATATTCTCTATGCCCAATCCCCAGTCCCTAATCCCTAGTCCCCAATACCCAATATTTCTATGACCGAAAAACAAACTTGGAGTCAGAGGTTTGAATCAGCATTACATCCAGCGATCGCTCTTTTTAATGCCAGTATAGGATTTGACATAGAATTAATCGAATACGACCTCACCGGCTCCCAAGCTCATGCTCAAATGTTGGCGCATACAGGGATTATTTCCCCAGAGGAAGGGGAAAAACTGGTAGCAGGTTTAGAGCAAATCCGCCATGAATATCGCGGAGGTAAATTTAATCCCGGTGTGGATGCCGAAGACGTACACTTTGCTGTGGAACGGCGGTTAACAGAAATTGTCGGTGATGTGGGGAAAAAACTACACACGGCGCGATCGCGTAATGACCAAGTAGGTACAGATACCAGACTTTACTTACGTGACCAAATTCAACAAATTCAAAACCAGTTACGGGAATTTCAACGTGTTTTACTAAACATCGCCCAAGAAAATATAGAAACTCTCATTCCTGGTTATACCCACCTCCAACGCGCTCAACCCCTAAGTCTAGCTCATCACCTCTTGGCTTATTTCCAGATGGCACAACGAGACTGGGAACGCTTAGGAGATGTTTATCGCCGGGTAAATATTTCTCCTTTGGGGTGTGGTGCTTTAGCGGGTACGACTTTCCCCATCGACCGCCATTACACTGCCAAACTATTGCATTTTGATAGTATTTATGCTAATAGCCTTGATGGTGTGAGCGATCGCGACTTTGCCGTAGAATTTTTGTGTGCGGCTAGTCTCATCATGGTTCACCTCAGTCGTCTTTCTGAGGAAATGATTCTGTGGGCATCGGAAGAGTTTCGGTTTATCACGCTCAAAGATAGCTGTGCCACAGGTTCCAGCATCATGCCCCAAAAGAAAAATCCCGATGTACCAGAATTAGTACGGGGTAAAACTGGGCGAGTCTTCGGTCATCTCCAAGCAATGCTAGTGATCATGAAGGGATTACCCCTAGCCTATAACAAGGACTTACAAGAAGACAAAGAAGGTCTATTTGATACTGTTAATACTGTGAAAGCTTGCCTAGAAGCAATGACAATTTTGTTACGAGAAGGGTTAGAATTTCGGACTCAGCGTTTAGCAGAAGCCGTCACAGAAGACTTTTCTAATGCTACCGATGTCGCAGATTATTTAGCGGCAAGGGGTGTTCCCTTTCGAGAAGCTTATAATCTTGTCGGTAAAGTCGTCAAAACTAGCATTGCCGCAGGTAAACTCTTAAAAGATTTAACCCTAGAAGAGTGGCAACAACTACATCCAGCATTTGCAGAGGATATTTATGAAGCTATATCCCCGCGTACAGTCGTAGCAGCCCGCAACAGTTACGGCGGTACTGGCTTTGCTCAAGTTAAAACAGCACTAATAGCAGCCCACAATCAAATTGCTGAGTGCTGAGTCAGGTATGGGGGATGAGGGATTAGGTATGGGAAATATCATCTCCCCCATCTCCCCAGTCCCCAATCCCCAATCCCCAGTCCTCTTGATACTCAAAAAATTAAGGCGTACATTTGTACGCCTTGACAACTAACACAATCCAAGATTTAGAACTTCGGAGGGCTGCTTATTCAGTATCAACTGCTGCTGCGCCCTCATCTTCCTCTTCCTTGGGTGGTCGTTGTTGGAATCTTCTTTGCATCCGTCCTGTTGTAGTCCGTTTACGAAACTTTCTGGCATACGCCTGGTTCCGTAGCGCCTTTTCTTTTTTCGGGTTACGGCGCTTGGCCATGTTCACCTCATGAATAAACAACAAAAAAATTCAACTAGGCATTCTGTAGACAATATCAGCTACTGACGTTATTGATATAGCTTGGGCCTAGTTTGAAATTGTATATACTTTGAACAGCATACAATGCTACCGCATTCAAATGCGGAATGTCAATAGTGACAGTGTAGAGTGCGTCAGTACGAATAATTTCTTGGTATTTCCAGGTTTTCTCTCACTGATGCAGCATACTGACAAGCAATTTAGGATAATCTATTTTTTTGTGTTTCCTAAGTCAATAACCACTCCTCTCAGGCAATAATCAATTTAGTAATCCTTGAGACTGCTGTTATTCATCTCACTTAAAAATGAGAAAATTCACAAAAATTAGTTAATGCTATTAACTCCTATTCAGTAACAATCTCTTAGTTATCATCAAATAATCATGGGCAATTACTTTTAATCGTTATAAAATCATTTATCAGAGTTAATTAAAGCAATTGATTTTTTTAATTAACTCTGATAAAACGATATTTAATAATTAGTGTTCAGAGATGTTTTCCAGAAAATTCATCCTGATATGACTGGGAAAATGTTGAAGTATAAGAAACTATTTATGTATATCAGAATACAATTTAAGTTTTGAATATCAATGGTCAAGTTGATATATCATATGACAATAGTTAAAATGTAGTAACAAACCACAAGCATCTTTGTTTAGCACAAGATTCAATTATTTAATGATTGAGTTCATGCAAGTGGTGGGTAATTAAATGAACACAATATAAACATTTTCAGATTGAAAGTTCCTGCTTTTTTTGCGGCTCCTCTCCAATCTACGCTTAACTTGTGGCGTATTGGAAAAACTGTAATGGGTATAATTTTTCGTCATCCCATTACTGGAACAAGTATCATACCGATATTACCCGATGGACGAATTGTACTGATTCGGCGGCGTGATGATGGTCTTTGGGCCTTGCCTGGGGGTATGGTGGACTGGGGAGAAGATATCCCTAGTACAGTCTGCCGTGAGTTAGTCGAGGAAACTGGACTAGAGTTAATCAAGATTAGGCGTTTGGTTGGGGTTTACTCTGCTCCAAATCGCGATCCTAGAATTCACTCGATTTGTGTGGTGGTGGAAGCAGAAGTACAGGGAAGTATGGAAATTCAGGATAAATTAGAAGTCATGGAAATCCAAGCATTCCCTATTGATGCCTTACCTAAAGAGCCAATGTCTCATGATCACTCTCGTCAGCTACGAGACTATTTGAGCGGTTTGACAACACTAGCTTGAAAATAGTCAGTAGGAATGAGGAGTCGGGAATAGGGTGTAGGTTTAGGAAATTTTTATAACCTAATTGTGGGCAAAGTTAATTTTTGGGTTAAAATTACCAACTTAGATTTATGCTAAAAAGTCTAATTTAAAACCTTAAATAAAGATGGATACGCTGTTACGTAACGCCCGGAGAAAACTATCTCAAGGGCTATTATTCTGGCGAGAAGCTGGTGAAGGGATTCCTATAGTTTTTTTACATGGCAATTGGCATGATAGCGGCCAATGGGTAGCTGTCATGGAGTCGCTTTATCCAAACTTTCATTGTTTTGCTCCAGATTTATTAGGGTTTGGAGAATCTGATCATCCCAACATCCATTACTCTATTGATGTGCAAGTAGAGTGTATGGCTGAGTTTTTGCAAGCTTTGAAATTAGAAAAGGTAAACTTAGTTGGTCATTCCCTTGGGGGTTGGATTGCGGCTAGTTATGCCTTAAAGTATGGACAGCAAGTTGATAAGTTAGTCCTAGTAGCACCAGAGGGTGTAAAAATTTCAGGACAAGAAGCTTATTGGCAGAAAATGCAGCAGTTATTGAAGCGATCGCCACTCTTTTTTAAGATAATGCGATCGCTACGGTTTTTGACTAAAATTTTTCGTCTAGACGAAAAAATAGAACAAGATTGGCAACTACGGCAAATGGTGTTGCAATACCCTACAGCTTGCCAATTATTATTTCAACGACAGCAACCAGAACTGGAAGCAGAATTATTACAGAGTCGATTATCTGACCTAGCAATTCCTGTGTTAATTGTGCAAGGTGGAAAAGATGCTCCTGATACCTTAGCTAGAAGTCAAGCTTATAGTAAACTAATTGAGCAAGTAGAGTTAAAAATAATTGCTCACGCTGGTAATGATTTACCAACATCTTGTGTTGGTGTTATGGCTGGAGATATTCGAGATTTTATTTTGGGAAATAAATAACAGAAAAGGCGTTGCATAAATGCGGGATGAATTAAGCTTCTTGAGCAAAGTAAACTACCAATTTTTTGCGGCTTTGCGCCTTTGCGCGAAACATAAATCATCTCATTAATCAGCAACGCCACAGAAAAATTTAATTCTTCTAAAACCCGTCTGTACAGGATGAAGACGTAGGAATATTTCTAATCACTAACTTTCTTATTTTTCAATATTCATTTAGGTTCTTTGGCATTTCAGCATTGGAGCATTGGGTATTAGCTGATTAATACATAGCCTAAGTCAGTATCAGGCGATCGCACCTGTAACATTTTGTAATGAATTTGGCACGTACCCATGTTATTAATACATCACACCAGAGACTAACACAAGTTACCAGAATAATTTATTTTTACGTGAATATACGCTCTAACTATTGACTTTTATTCCTAAAAGTTTTAAATTCTTTTGTTGGGATAGATGAAATTAATTTGCAAAAATACTGCAAATAGTTTTTATAGGGAGAGTTAGAGATGAGTGTGAGCAAGAAGGGCTTGTTGGGTGCTGGTGCGGCATTCATGGCGTTAACGGGTTTAGCAGTTAGCACTTTTGGTGCAATGCAGGCGACTACTGCTAATTCAATTTATAATCAACAAGCACCACGCTTACTAGCTCTAAGGCAAAAGCGATTAACAGTAGTTTTTCCTAGCCGTTCAGATTCTACAGACTTGCAAAATAAAGCTAATGCTGTAGCATCATTTTTGTCCAAAGAATTAGGAATTTCTGTGAAAGCGCAGATAGGTGATGATACGGCGGCGGTAGAAGCTTTGAGAGCGAATCGAGCTGATGTAGCTTTCCTCAGCAGCCGTCCGGCACTGAAAGCCGAACAATTGGCAAATGCTCGCTTGCACTTAGCAGAAGTTCGCGACAACTACTCCGGTAGATTCACGTATAACTCAGTATTTGTGGTTCCCAAAGATAGCCCTCTCCAAACCAAGAGTAATGCCAAAGTCACCCTAGAGCAATTACGGGGTAAGAGAATGGCATTTACTTCTCCCACTTCTGGCTCAGGGTTTATTTTCCCAGTCAGTGAGTTGGTGAAGCAGGGATTTGTTCCCAATCGCGATCGCATGGATGGTTTCTTCGGCCAAATTACTTACGGTGGTAACTACAGCAAAGCTTTACAAGCTGTTGTGCGGGGTCAGGCTGATGTGGCTGTAGTATCAGAATATGCACTCTTCCCTCCTTACATTAACGCAGAAGAAAAAAGCAAGTTACGCATACTGCACAAAATTTCTGGTGTACCTGCTCACGGTATCGCTATTGATGATGATGTGTATGCACCAGATAGGGAAAGAATCATCAATGCTCTATTGAAGTTAAATCAGCCCCAAAATAATCAATTGCTACGAGGTTTGTACAATTCTACAGAATTGGTGAGAGTTGATCATTCTCGTCATTTAGCACCAGTGCGCGATGCTCTCCAACGTGTTGGCATTGAACCATAGTCAAAGTGCTGAGTAATGGATGCTGAGTTCTGAGTAACAACAGATTAAAGGCAGCAGACTTCAAACTATATTATCTAGAGTGGAAATGAGATTCCCCCTTACTCAGAACTCAGCAATTTCCACTGTGAACAGTTAGTGAATTTGACCGAGGCATAGGATGAGTGATTGTGTAATAGATTGTTACAACCTAGAGACGGCTTATGCTGACTCTTTGCATCGTCCTATCCTCAACGGGATTAATTGCCAAATCAAACAGGGTGAGTTTGTTGTTTTATTAGGACTCAATGGTGCAGGTAAGTCTACTTTACTGCGATCGCTCGTGGGGTTAGTACCATTAGCAGGCGGAGAAATTCGCATCAATGATTTAGAGTTAACACCCGCTACATTGGCGAAAGTTCGCCGTGATGTGGGAATGTTGTTTCAAGGTGGCGGGTTAATCCCCCAGTTATCAGCTATTGATAATGTGTTGTGTGGACGACTGGGTGTCAGAAGCACTTGGGAAACGCTGTTTGGTTTTCCCAAACGCGATCGCCTATTAGCACTAGAGTTATTAGAACAATTGGGTTTAAGAGAGCTAGCCTACCAAAAAACTAGCCAACTCAGTGGAGGGCAGCAACAAAGAGTTGCGATCGCACGGGCGTTAATCCAATCACCGCAGATCCTCCTAGCTGATGAACCCATCACAGGTTTAGATGTCATTGCTTGCCAGCAAGTGATGGATACTTTATCAGAATTACATACCCAGCATGGGATGACGATCGTTACAGTGTTACATGATTTGGGTATAGCTGCCAAATATGCCCAACGAGCGATCGTTTTGGATGCAGGGCGCATTGTATATGATGGAGTTTGCGATAACTTGCAAGAAAAATTTACACAAGTTTCAACGTGAGTAAGGGTAAGCCCAAAACAATTACTCGTCTGCCGATGAATACTAAAAGTTAAGAGTTTTGAGTTAGGTAAAAGGTTCAGAGTCAGTATAAATCATGAGTTATTTGTTGAATTCAAAACTCCTGCGTCGCTACCCTTGGGTGACTCCCTTACTCATTTTATTAATTCTAGTTATAGTTTATGGCTGGGCTTTGCGGGGTTTAAAGCTTGATTTTGAACTTCTGTACTCAAGCTGGCCTTACATTACAGATTTTATCTCACGGTTATTTCCCCCCGATACCGCAGTTATAGATATAGCAGTTAAGGCATTAATTGAAACTGTGCAGATGTCTTTATGGGGGACAACCATTGGTGCAATTGTTTCTGTACCGATTGCCATAGCTAGTGCCAATAATGTTGCCCCTCGTTGGCTGCAATGGTTGGCTAATTTGTTGCAAAATACAGTCCGTTCAGTCCCCTCAATTATTCTAGGCTTAATTTTTGTTGCAGCCACGGGTTTAGGCGCACCCGCAGGGACATTAGCCTTGGGAATTTATACTATTGGCTATCTAGCTAAGTTTTATCAACAAGCTATTGAGTCCGTTGACCGACGCTCTTTAGAATCTTTACAGGTGATGGGAGCATCTAAGTTACAAATTGCCCAATACGGTATTCTGCCGCAAGTCTTGCCCCTAGGGTTAGGCTACACCTTATGGATGTTTGAGTACAACATTCGTGCTGCCTCTGTTTTGGGTGTAGTGGGTGCTGGTGGTATTGGTTTTCAGTTGAAAAGTTATATTGATGGGTTTGAGTACAACAAAGCCACTACTATGATGCTAGTGCTGTTGGTGGTAGTTACGGTAATTGATAGTTTTAGCAGTCAACTGCGTCGCCGTCTCGATTCTATGTAGTTCTGAGATTCACCAATACAAAAATAACTGTAGAGACGTTTCGTGAAACGTCTCTACTTTTGATTGTTATGATTTTTAATGACAAATTTTTGGAAAGGTTGATCATTAAATTCTAGAAACTTGAGCAACAGCTTCAGCAAAGCTGTGATGATGTATTGCTGGCTGTGGTTCTTCTTGGTTGCTGTTAGCAAAGTGCTTATTCATTAATGCAGGTACTTGATCTGCTTGAATCCGACTGTAGCGGGTTTTATCAGGCATAACTAAATTCGGCCCACCCTTGCAGTTTTTCATGCAGCCAGTACCTTTAATAGTAACTTGGTCTTCTAAACCGCGATCGCTCAACGCCGCTTCTAACGCTTGACACAAAGCCTTACCACCACGTTTCATGCAATCAGACTTTTGACACATCAATATTGTGGCTTTAGTCTTACTGGGTTTTGGCTGAGTTGGTGGAACTGCACTTTCCCTACCAGCCATTACTCGCTCAGCTTTCAGCGTCGTTTTACCACTCTTAGCATCGTATTTTTTTTCTCCAACGACTTGTAGCCAAGTTCCAGGTGATAAACGCCAATCGAAGGTATACCTTAAATTTTTAGCTAGTTTAACGTAACATTCACCTTCGTAAGTTCCTAGTAACAAGCCTTTGAGCTTATAACCATCTTTAATAACAAAATCGATAAATCTACCCTCAAGGCAAAATTCAGATACTTCTTGACTGTGGTGTACACCCATTTTCTTTTCCCTAATTTTTAACTCTGATTTATTAATATGATCTGAGCAGCTATCCTCTATCGGAATGTGGGTAGCGAGTTTGCCAACTAGATTTGAGAGTCCAAATTAAATCTTGGCGAGAAGCTGTGAATTGTCGCATCACACTCCACAGTTGCGCTGCGGCCGTAGGACTGCTAATTTCCACACTCAAAGGCTGATTAGTTTCACAGCAACAAGGAATTTCTAACTCTTGCAGACGTTGATAAACCTGCCATCGGTCTATCCAATTCACCTCTACAACGTACCGACTTTTGATTTCTGAACTAAAAGATTTCAAGTAACTAGCCCTCAAAGTGCGACTAAGTTGCAGTAACTATCTTGCTAACGCTCCCTAGGTTGGAAAATCCTTGAGCGAGCAAACTCTAATCCTAGAATAGCGTAAGTGCAAACTTTTCTCATTTAGTTTTGCAAAAAATTTTCAAAATCTTGTCATCCCTCTCGGATTGATAAAAAGACAGATGAAGAAGGGAGTGGGAAGAAGCAGAAGCGCAGGGGGTAGGAAGAAAAGAGTGGTAGTGGCGTGTTATCGCGTCAGTGTAAGCCACCGCCAATCTTTGGTGGTGCGTTAGAGCTAACGTTCATAACCCACACTACTACAAAACTTTTATCTCTCTGTACCCCTGCCTCTTTTCAAAATAGCTTGATCAAAAAAATTAGCAACTAAAGGCAATATGTATACAATTCATTAATGAATAAAGTTTGCAATTTTACAGAATAAAAATAAAAAGTTTGCAATAATTTTTCGGCTTGCTTTTATTTTTAAGATGTTAATATGTAGAAACCAAGCAGTTAGCAAGTAAGACTGTTCAAAAGCGAGGGGAACAATGGCTGATACACAAACTCTATTACAAAATTTTGGTCAGGTTTACGACAATCCTGTATTACTAGATCGCAGTGTAACTGCTCCAGTTACTGAAGGACTTAACGTTGTTCTATCTAGCTTTCAGGCGCTGTACTTGCAGTACCAAAAACATCATTTTGTCGTTGAAGGTGCAGAATTTTACTCACTGCACGAATTTTTCAATGATAGCTATCAAGAAATTCAAGACCACGTACATGAAATTGGCGAACGCTTAAATGGATTAGGTGGTGTACCAGCTGCTTCTTTTAGCAAGTTGGCAGAACTCACTTGTTTTGAACAAGAAGCTGATGGTGTCTATTCCAGCCGCAAGATGCTAGAAAATGACCTAGCAGCAGAACAGGCAATCATCAACGTTATCCGCCGCCAAGCTGCTCAGGCTGAGAGTTTGGGAGATCGTGGTACACGCTATATGTACGAAAAGATTCTGTTAAAAACCGAGGAAAGAGCTTATCATATAGCTCACTTCTTGGCTAAAGATAGCTTAACTTTGGGTTTTGTTCAACCTGCTCAAAATTAATTTTTAGAGTATTGAAATTCAGTCTATTTATAGATGCAAAGCACCTTAATAGGACTGGAAGGAAAAGTAATCTAACTAATGACAGAGGGTATTAATACTCTCTGTCATTTTTCATGGCAGTAAATGCTTGAGTGAGATTGATCAAATGATGATTTCATTAACTTGCAAAATATTAGCATTTAACCAATAAGGCAATATTTGTATTTTGGTTGATTTTAACCTGCTCTTAATTATTGACCATATCTGGCAATATACTCATTGATAATGTCAAAACTCTTAAATTCAACAATTAGAATAATGATGATTTAGTTTATTGATAATTTTTTGAAATTAGCAGATAAAAATCAGTGATTACTAAAAAAGGGGATTTATTTAAAAACAAATACAAAAAGTTATTTTTATTAATAGACAAGGTACAGGCAGCACACCACCCGCTATGAAAGAAACAAGTCAAACCCTCCTACCTCCTGCCCTTCGGGTGACGCTCATAACGTCGCTACCGCTACACTAGCGCCACTTGCTATATGCCGGGGAACCATCCACGGCAGTTGCTCACCTCCTAGCTGGCAAATACTACTTCGACCAACATCGATGTAGATACCCCATGCTCCATGCCCATTTTCATGCTTGGCGGTGAGACTCGTCTCATCGGGAGTGCCTTGTTTCTTAAGAGATCGCGAGTAATTTGTTACAGTCAGTGCAGAAATTACTATAAAACCGAGCGTACCAGCATCTATCCTAGTAGGAGAGGGTGAGGCTACAAGTCAATACAGCCTAACGGTTCTCAATCAAGGGCAGTATTTGAGCAAGTTCCAGGCTAGCTACTACTATCTCCCCATCCCGGTTTCTTCCTTGTGTATTATCAAACGTGGAAAACTTTGATAATAAACAGCATTAGTAGAGGGAAAGAACCTTAAAATAATCAGGATTTATATTCTCGTACTCGAACCCAACGACTATGCCCCGCCGTCAAGACCTCCAGAAGATATTGTTATTAGGATCTGGCCCTATCGTAATTGGTCAAGCCTGTGAGTTTGACTACTCAGGTACTCAAGCCTGTAAAGCACTACGAGAGGAAGGTTATGAAGTGGTATTGGTGAATTCTAACCCAGCTACCATCATGACCGATCCGGAAACAGCCGATCGCACTTATATTGAACCCCTGACACCAGAATTAGTTGCCAAAGTTATCGCTAAAGAACGTCCAGACGCTTTGTTACCCACAATGGGCGGACAGACAGCCTTAAACATAGCTGTCACCCTGGCGAAAAATGGCGTATTAGATCAATATAATGTTGAATTAATTGGTGCAAAGTTAGAGGCCATTGAGAAAGCTGAAGACCGCAAACTATTCAACGAAGCAATGGCGAAGATAGGGGTGAAAGTTTGCCCCAGTGGTACAGCCTCGTCCTTAGAAGAATCGAAAGCGATCGCTCGTCAAATTGGGACGTATCCTTTAATTATTCGCCCCGCTTTTACAATGGGTGGGACGGGTGGCGGTATTGCTTACAACCAAGAAGAATTTGAGGAAATGGCACAAGTCGGGATTGATGCCAGTCCCGTTTCCCAAATTCTCATTGATCAGTCCCTCCTAGGCTGGAAAGAATACGAATTAGAAGTCATGCGTGATCTCGCTGATAACGTTGTGATTATCTGTTCCATCGAAAACCTTGACCCGATGGGAATTCATACGGGCGATTCCATCACCGTCGCACCAGCCCAAACCCTCACCGATAAAGAATACCAACGGTTGCGGGACATGGCGATTAAAATCATCCGTGAAATTGGTGTAGAAACCGGTGGTTCTAATATCCAATTTGCCGTTAACCCGGTGGATGGAGATGTAGTTGTAATTGAAATGAACCCCCGCGTTTCCCGGAGTTCGGCTTTATCTTCCAAAGCCACGGGTTTCCCAATTGCTAAGATGGCGGCGAAGTTGGCGGTAGGCTACACCTTGGATGAAATTAAAAACGACATCACCAAGAAAACCCCAGCTTCCTTTGAACCAACCATTGATTACGTTGTCACCAAGATCCCCCGCTTCGCCTTTGAAAAGTTCCCCGGTTCCGAACCAGTGCTAACTACCCAAATGAAATCTGTCGGGGAAGCTATGGCGATAGGAAGAACTTTTAATGAATCCTTCCAAAAAGCCTTACGTTCTTTGGAAACTGGCCGCGCCGGTTGGGGTTGCGACAAAGCCGAAAAATTACCCAGTGGTGAACAAATTCGCGCCTTGCTCCGCACGCCTAACCCTGACCGGATTTTTGCTGTGCGTCATGCTTTGCAATTAGGGATTAGCAGCGAGGAAATCTACGAACTTACAGGCATTGACCCTTGGTTCTTAGATAAAATGCAGCAACTGTTAGAGGTGGAAAAATTCCTGAAGCGGACACCTTTGCAACAGTTGACAAAAGAGCAAATGTATGCAATTAAACGTGATGGCTTTAGCGATCGCCAAATTGCCTTTGCTACCAAAACCACGGAAGATGAAGTCCGTGCCTACCGCAAACAGCTAGAAGTCATCCCCGTTTACAAAACTGTAGATACCTGTGCGGCGGAGTTTGAGGCGTTTACACCTTACTATTATTCCACCTACGAAGACGAAACAGAAGTTCTCCCCACTACCAAACCGAAGGTGATGATTTTGGGAGGTGGTCCCAACCGTATCGGCCAAGGAATTGAGTTTGACTATTGTTGCTGTCACGCCGCCTATGCTCTCAAAGGTGCAGGCTATGAGACGATTATGGTCAACTCCAACCCAGAGACAGTTTCTACAGATTACGATACCAGCGATCGCCTTTACTTTGAGCCGTTAACTAAGGAAGATGTCCTCAACATCATCGAAGCGGAAAACCCCCAAGGGATCATCGTTCAATTTGGTGGACAAACACCTTTAAAGTTAGCACTACCACTACAACAAGCACTCAGTAGCCAGGACTCAGC carries:
- a CDS encoding phosphate/phosphite/phosphonate ABC transporter substrate-binding protein, whose product is MSVSKKGLLGAGAAFMALTGLAVSTFGAMQATTANSIYNQQAPRLLALRQKRLTVVFPSRSDSTDLQNKANAVASFLSKELGISVKAQIGDDTAAVEALRANRADVAFLSSRPALKAEQLANARLHLAEVRDNYSGRFTYNSVFVVPKDSPLQTKSNAKVTLEQLRGKRMAFTSPTSGSGFIFPVSELVKQGFVPNRDRMDGFFGQITYGGNYSKALQAVVRGQADVAVVSEYALFPPYINAEEKSKLRILHKISGVPAHGIAIDDDVYAPDRERIINALLKLNQPQNNQLLRGLYNSTELVRVDHSRHLAPVRDALQRVGIEP
- the larB gene encoding nickel pincer cofactor biosynthesis protein LarB; this encodes MTQPETLRSLLESVANGKVSPDMALDSLKDLAYEPVGEFAKIDHHRHLRTGFPEVIWGPGKTPEQIWQIMEVMRQRNPVVMATRIEPATYTVLQSKVRGLRYYELARICAIAPLHIEPQFTGLIGILSAGTADLPVAEEAAITAELSGFRVQRLWDVGVAGIHRLLSNRHLIESASVLIVVAGMEGALPSVVAGLADCPVIAVPTSVGYGASFGGLAPLLTMLNSCAAGVGVVNIDNGFGAAVLAGQILRTAEKLRMASVNS
- a CDS encoding NUDIX hydrolase, encoding MKVPAFFAAPLQSTLNLWRIGKTVMGIIFRHPITGTSIIPILPDGRIVLIRRRDDGLWALPGGMVDWGEDIPSTVCRELVEETGLELIKIRRLVGVYSAPNRDPRIHSICVVVEAEVQGSMEIQDKLEVMEIQAFPIDALPKEPMSHDHSRQLRDYLSGLTTLA
- the phnE gene encoding phosphonate ABC transporter, permease protein PhnE, coding for MSYLLNSKLLRRYPWVTPLLILLILVIVYGWALRGLKLDFELLYSSWPYITDFISRLFPPDTAVIDIAVKALIETVQMSLWGTTIGAIVSVPIAIASANNVAPRWLQWLANLLQNTVRSVPSIILGLIFVAATGLGAPAGTLALGIYTIGYLAKFYQQAIESVDRRSLESLQVMGASKLQIAQYGILPQVLPLGLGYTLWMFEYNIRAASVLGVVGAGGIGFQLKSYIDGFEYNKATTMMLVLLVVVTVIDSFSSQLRRRLDSM
- a CDS encoding alpha/beta fold hydrolase, with protein sequence MDTLLRNARRKLSQGLLFWREAGEGIPIVFLHGNWHDSGQWVAVMESLYPNFHCFAPDLLGFGESDHPNIHYSIDVQVECMAEFLQALKLEKVNLVGHSLGGWIAASYALKYGQQVDKLVLVAPEGVKISGQEAYWQKMQQLLKRSPLFFKIMRSLRFLTKIFRLDEKIEQDWQLRQMVLQYPTACQLLFQRQQPELEAELLQSRLSDLAIPVLIVQGGKDAPDTLARSQAYSKLIEQVELKIIAHAGNDLPTSCVGVMAGDIRDFILGNK
- the argH gene encoding argininosuccinate lyase; protein product: MTEKQTWSQRFESALHPAIALFNASIGFDIELIEYDLTGSQAHAQMLAHTGIISPEEGEKLVAGLEQIRHEYRGGKFNPGVDAEDVHFAVERRLTEIVGDVGKKLHTARSRNDQVGTDTRLYLRDQIQQIQNQLREFQRVLLNIAQENIETLIPGYTHLQRAQPLSLAHHLLAYFQMAQRDWERLGDVYRRVNISPLGCGALAGTTFPIDRHYTAKLLHFDSIYANSLDGVSDRDFAVEFLCAASLIMVHLSRLSEEMILWASEEFRFITLKDSCATGSSIMPQKKNPDVPELVRGKTGRVFGHLQAMLVIMKGLPLAYNKDLQEDKEGLFDTVNTVKACLEAMTILLREGLEFRTQRLAEAVTEDFSNATDVADYLAARGVPFREAYNLVGKVVKTSIAAGKLLKDLTLEEWQQLHPAFAEDIYEAISPRTVVAARNSYGGTGFAQVKTALIAAHNQIAEC
- a CDS encoding phosphonate ABC transporter ATP-binding protein: MSDCVIDCYNLETAYADSLHRPILNGINCQIKQGEFVVLLGLNGAGKSTLLRSLVGLVPLAGGEIRINDLELTPATLAKVRRDVGMLFQGGGLIPQLSAIDNVLCGRLGVRSTWETLFGFPKRDRLLALELLEQLGLRELAYQKTSQLSGGQQQRVAIARALIQSPQILLADEPITGLDVIACQQVMDTLSELHTQHGMTIVTVLHDLGIAAKYAQRAIVLDAGRIVYDGVCDNLQEKFTQVST